One Ranitomeya imitator isolate aRanImi1 chromosome 1, aRanImi1.pri, whole genome shotgun sequence DNA window includes the following coding sequences:
- the APEX1 gene encoding DNA repair nuclease/redox regulator APEX1: protein MPKRGKKDDIKCETESAVQDEEPENKKGKKGGKEAEPVIQYEDAPDKLTTEDGKKSTLKISSWNVDGIRAWVKKAGLTWVREEDPDILCLQETKCAEKALPADIKEMPEYPHKYWACSDEKEGYSGVAMLCKEKPLDVSYGIGIEEHDKEGRVITAEFDSFYLVAAYVPNSSRGLVRLDYRQRWDVDFRAYLKGLDSKKPLILCGDLNVAHQEIDLKNPKTNKKTPGFTPQEREGFGALLDEGFIDSFRQLYPDKQYAYTFWTYMMNARGKNVGWRLDYFVLSKALLPTLCDSKIRSKAMGSDHCPITLYMAM from the exons ATGCCTAAAAGAGGAAAGAAGGATGACATCAAGTGTGAGACGGAGTCTGCTGTCCAAGATGAGG AACCTGAAAACAAGAAAGGAAAGAAGGGAGGTAAGGAAGCCGAACCAGTGATCCAGTATGAGGATGCCCCTGACAAACTGACCACTGAAGATGGCAAGAAGTCCACACTGAAGATCAGCTCCTGGAATGTTGATGGTATTAGAGCATGGGTCAAAAAAGCCGGTTTAACG TGGGTACGAGAAGAGGATCCTGACATCCTCTGTCTTCAGGAGACAAAGTGTGCAGAGAAGGCTCTCCCTGCAGACATTAAGGAAATGCCGGAGTACCCCCATAAGTATTGGGCCTGTTCTGATGAAAAGGAGGGTTACAGCGGAGTGGCAATGCTTTGCAAAGAGAAGCCTCTGGATGTCTCGTATGGCATTG GGATTGAGGAGCATGATAAGGAGGGTCGCGTGATCACTGCTGAGTTTGACTCCTTCTATTTGGTTGCTGCTTATGTTCCCAACTCCAGCCGCGGGCTTGTACGCTTAGATTACCGCCAGCGCTGGGATGTAGACTTCCGTGCATATTTAAAGGGATTAGACAGCAAAAAGCCACTCATCTTGTGTGGTGACTTAAATGTTGCACATCAGGAGATTGACTTAAAGAACCCCAAAACCAACAAGAAAACCCCTGGATTCACTCCCCAGGAGAGAGAGGGATTCGGAGCACTGCTGGATGAAGGCTTCATAGACAGCTTTCGACAGCTGTACCCCGACAAGCAGTATGCGTACACCTTTTGGACTTACATGATGAATGCTCGGGGCAAGAATGTTGGCTGGAGACTGGATTACTTTGTCCTGTCAAAAGCATTGCTTCCAACCTTGTGTGACAGCAAGATCAGGAGCAAAGCCATGGGAAGTGACCACTGCCCAATAACCCTGTATATGGCCATGTAA